One genomic region from Verrucomicrobiota bacterium encodes:
- the tsaE gene encoding tRNA (adenosine(37)-N6)-threonylcarbamoyltransferase complex ATPase subunit type 1 TsaE, whose translation MATDNPVTHQLGEHTARSVQETDAIAAELLPLMLKSGVVSLEGPLGAGKTHFVKATALAMGITEDVTSPTFTLLQSYGFGENRLHHSDWYRLESESEVLALGLEDYYNDGLMFIEWGDRFAGILPPGTLRIRIEPQLVGTEEIRTFRWEML comes from the coding sequence ATGGCAACCGACAATCCTGTCACACATCAACTGGGAGAACATACTGCCCGGAGCGTTCAGGAAACGGACGCCATTGCCGCAGAACTTCTGCCGCTGATGCTGAAGTCGGGTGTAGTCAGTCTGGAGGGGCCGCTCGGTGCCGGAAAAACCCACTTCGTCAAAGCAACAGCCCTCGCCATGGGGATTACCGAAGATGTGACCAGTCCGACCTTCACTCTGCTTCAGAGCTATGGTTTCGGAGAAAACCGCCTGCATCACTCGGACTGGTACAGGTTGGAATCCGAATCCGAGGTGCTAGCCCTAGGATTGGAAGATTACTATAATGACGGGCTGATGTTCATCGAATGGGGAGACAGGTTTGCCGGCATCCTTCCTCCCGGGACGCTGAGGATCCGGATTGAGCCACAGCTTGTGGGCACGGAAGAGATCCGCACGTTCCGCTGGGAAATGCTCTAA
- the tsaB gene encoding tRNA (adenosine(37)-N6)-threonylcarbamoyltransferase complex dimerization subunit type 1 TsaB codes for MKILSLDSSSPVASVAFVSFNKGTPEVLFEKQTPHARSDSSALFEGLRNAVETCGLPDALCVGLGPGSYNGLRAGIAAARGFATARNLPLYAIPSPLALHGPDEGFWAVGDARGGHYWIARIQLGVFVEEPRLLSPAETLSHLSSYADLPILGSASLPEIESLVRATPRAVRLAILAEKNDPSFLVSVTPEPIYLKPPHITPPRAIATVS; via the coding sequence ATGAAGATCCTTTCCCTCGACTCCTCATCACCGGTCGCCTCGGTTGCCTTCGTTTCCTTCAATAAAGGAACACCGGAGGTTCTCTTTGAAAAGCAGACCCCCCATGCGCGATCCGACTCCTCGGCTCTCTTCGAGGGGCTGAGGAATGCCGTGGAGACATGCGGCCTGCCCGATGCACTCTGCGTGGGACTTGGTCCTGGATCGTATAATGGCCTGCGTGCAGGAATTGCAGCCGCCAGAGGGTTCGCCACGGCGCGGAATCTCCCGCTCTATGCCATTCCCTCCCCCTTGGCACTGCATGGTCCGGATGAGGGGTTCTGGGCTGTCGGGGATGCACGGGGAGGCCATTACTGGATAGCGCGGATTCAACTGGGGGTATTCGTGGAGGAACCTCGGCTACTTTCTCCCGCAGAGACACTGAGTCATCTGAGCTCGTATGCCGATCTGCCCATACTCGGGTCGGCGTCATTGCCGGAAATCGAGAGCCTGGTGAGGGCCACCCCACGTGCCGTACGACTTGCAATCCTTGCAGAAAAGAACGATCCCTCTTTTCTCGTATCGGTAACTCCCGAGCCAATCTACCTGAAGCCTCCCCACATCACCCCGCCAAGAGCCATAGCCACCGTATCATGA